A part of Methanohalobium evestigatum Z-7303 genomic DNA contains:
- a CDS encoding diacylglycerol/polyprenol kinase family protein, whose product MVQRKLFKEYLRKIFHLISVLIIVIYAFLGKQIVLILLFVSLIFFLVLEYIRLERSIKLPMLHVLYRTSEKNQLGGHVFLTIGAIISIAMFSKQIAFACILMTTLGDLFAAIVGKTFGNTKLAYNDKSLEGSASEFVVDLAIGFVFTGNWIIAVGMAFVATVVETTVVKIDDNLMIPLISGITGEILLYLIF is encoded by the coding sequence ATGGTTCAAAGAAAACTTTTTAAGGAATACTTGAGAAAAATTTTTCATCTGATATCTGTTCTTATTATTGTTATTTATGCATTTCTTGGTAAACAGATAGTTCTTATACTTCTGTTTGTATCTCTAATTTTTTTTCTTGTACTTGAATACATCCGTCTTGAAAGGTCCATAAAACTTCCAATGCTGCATGTTTTATATCGTACCAGCGAAAAAAATCAACTTGGAGGGCATGTATTTCTTACCATTGGTGCTATTATATCCATTGCGATGTTTAGTAAACAAATCGCTTTTGCCTGTATTCTTATGACAACTCTGGGTGATTTATTTGCGGCTATTGTAGGCAAAACATTTGGAAATACAAAACTTGCATATAATGATAAATCACTGGAAGGAAGTGCTTCCGAATTTGTAGTTGACCTGGCAATAGGGTTTGTTTTTACCGGTAACTGGATAATAGCTGTGGGAATGGCATTTGTTGCTACTGTTGTTGAGACTACCGTGGTAAAGATAGATGATAATTTAATGATTCCATTGATTTCAGGTATAACCGGTGAAATTTTGTTATATTTAATTTTTTAA